The Oryctolagus cuniculus chromosome 12, mOryCun1.1, whole genome shotgun sequence genomic interval GGcacacggccggcgccgtggctcaataggctaatcctccgccttgcagcgccagcacaccgggttctagtcccggtcggggtgccggattctgtcctggttgcccctcttccaggccagctctctgctgtggcctgggagtgcagtggaggatggcccaggtgcttgggccctgcaccccatgggagaccaggaaaagcacctggctcctggctcctgccatcggatcagcgcggtgcgccggccgcggcggccattggagggtgaaccaatggtaaaggaagacctttctctctgtctctctctctcactgtccactctgcctgtcttaaaaaaaaaaataacaagaactGGCGCGGGGCCGGGCAGGTGCCAGTGTTGGTGAGACTTCCCTGAGACAGCCCCTGCTCTCTactgcccctcctgccctgtcTCAGTCAGAGCTCATCTTGTTCCTGTTTTCTAGGTTGGGGACACTATGTTATCGCTCAACCACAGCCTGCCACCCTCCCATCTAGAGGGTCCCCAACTGCCCCAGACGTTGAGTCATAGTCAGTGTCTGTCTTATCCTTATCTGTCACCTCCCCCAGAGCCAGAGCACAATCTACGCTTGTTCAACTGAGCTGGCCCCTTCTATGGCTTGAATATGCCCTCTGCGGGGTCTCCTATCCAGCAGGCAAAGAAATCTTCTCAAGGGACCAAGAGTGCTGCAAAGGAGAAGAGGCACTGAGTTCCCCAGACATTCACAGAAGGGCGgcatggcggggggagggggagtgctGGCTGGGCACACAGCCACCCGCCCTTGGGCAGGGATGGAGagggaagggacagagggaggcaggatCCACCTTTAGTTAGGATcacctgcaggggagggggctgtggcttCTCCTGCCATTATTTTCTGCTCCGTCCCTCCACTGCCAGCCCCCTGCATCTGTAGCAGCATCCTTCCCCAAGCCGTGCCACCACCCTTGCTGACACAGAGGTGGGCAATCTCACACTCTGATGGGCAGAGGCTACCTCCCGCCAAGGGCCACCGACGCTGCAGCCTCCTTGGGGATCCATTCTCATTCAGGGAGGTAtcacctcccccttctcctccccgcCTCCCAGGAACCCTCTGGGTGTGAATCCAGAAACCGACCTTTAATTCACAGTCTGGCTAATGAGAAATCCCCAGGCTGTCCTCCCTCCGGGCGCCAGCACCTATCCACtcccctggcccccagcagccaccGCTGGCCCTGCCCTCGATGCCACTGCTGAGAGCCAGCGGTGGGCAGCAGGAGCGCAAGGCAAGCAGCTCCTCCGGCTGCATCCCGCCggctcccagggctcccagcagccTCAGCTTCCAGTGCCAAAGCAAAAAGGCGCTCCGTTTCACCAAGAGACACAGGACGCTCACAGACACTCTGAGTCTTCTGAAAGGCTTGGGGGGTTTCTCAATTCACTTCAGTTTGCCTCTGGAGGCCCTTAGTACAGAAAGAGTCTGCTTAGAAACACCTAGAGGGGAAGGCGTCACCAGGAACACAGGGTGGCATCACCCACAAGAGGACAACCAGACTTAGCAGAAACGGTTCTAACTCAGCCTAGGGTCTCGCCAGCCGagcccaccctccctccacccccagagGCTGTGAAGGGAGGGCGTTGAGGGGCTCTCCAGCCCCGGGTGGCTGAGTCCACACTTCTCACCGCACCGcttctcctcccctctttccAGTATCCCTACTTCAAAACATCGCCAACATTGCACccttttattgcatttttattttgagcTGCACAAGAAAGTTGGCCCTGCACTGCTCAGTTGGCGGCTCCCCATCCTGGGCGGCAGGGGAGGAAGTGTTGACACAGTCAGGGGACCTCTCATATTTGCAGTGTGTACGCCAAGCAAGTTGACGACGTCCATGACAGCACAGGTGAGCCCTGGGAGCGATGGCAGACAGCTCACTGGCACCAGTTCTCTCAGGCAGAGCTTAGGAATGGGGCTGCTTCGCCGTCTTTCACTGGTTCCAAGATCcacattcccatttctctgacATCAGGGGGCGCCTCCCAGTCCGTGGCGTTGTATCTTCACTGCCGGCCTCCGGCGGAGGCAGGTGCTCCGGGAAGGGCAGCCATCCGCGGCCACTGGCCTGACTGCTGGACCTCACATTCTCTGCATGAGGTTCGCTGGATCACAGATTGAGAAGCCGCACCTGCACAAGCACCAGTGGCCCGGCTTccttggaagagcagcagaagacggcccacgcgtgggagccccagatgaagcttctggctcctggcccaaccctggccactgtggccatctagggactgcaccagcaggtggcagctttctctctctcactctgttttttttttctctctctctctctgtaattctgcctttcaaacaaataaatcttctttaaccCATCTTAGAGATGGGCATcctgggtttcttttcttttttttttttttaagatttatttatttattggaaaggcagagttacagagagacacaggcagagagagagagagaatcttccatttgctggttcactcctcaaatggccacaatgggtggagctaggctgatctgaagccagaagccaggagcttcctccgagtctcccacatgggtgcaggggcccaagcacttgggccatcttctactgctttcccaggccatagcagagagctggatcagaagtggagcagccaggacccatatgggatgccagaactgcaagcagtggctttactcgctatgccacagcgccggcatcaTCCTTGGTTTCTGTTCATAGGATTCAACTAGCTGTGAAAGGTTCTAAGTCGTTAGAATCTTTCTAAGTTCTTCATCCATtacatagaaataataataataataataataacggCACCACTCATCCCCTCGCCTCAGAGAATTCTTTTAAGGATCAGGCGAGGTCACAGGCCTAAGGGCTTGGGAAGAGAAAAGTCAGTGCACATGAAAGAGAATATTATTTTCTCTGTGCATTTCACACCCCTATTCTGCAGCAGCAAGTCGCCCTGCTGGCTTAGTTCATCAAATGTGGCCCAAGACCTCACTCAGATCCGCGGAGGGAGGCGGGAAGTGAGAAGTGAACAAATCCGTTATCTCACGTTAATTTTCCTCCCTCGGAGAAGGGGACCCTGGGGGGCTTTCCCAGCGTGGCTGCCTCTCCAGCACTCTCCGAGGaaactgggtgggtgggtgcagggttGTGCGTCGTGAATCAGGAGCCAGCACCTCAGCAGTCCTGGGGTCCGTGGAGCAGGCGAGAGGCCCTGCAGCAGACACACAGCTCCGCAGGTGGGTGAGCACACACGTGTGCAAGCCATCAGGGGGCATTGCCGGCCGGATCCTGGGGCTCAGAGCTGCACGGCGCCCAGGACTTCCTCACTGCAGACTCTGCTGAGCAGCTCCGACAGAGATTCGCTCGTGTCCCCGCGGAACACGGAGCCCAGGCCATCTGTGCGCCCACCCTCCAGCTGGAAGCTGTTCACCACTTCCTGCATCCACTGTAGGTCCGCGGACAGCTCCCGCCTCAGGGCCCCGAACTGCTCCTGCACACGCTCCAGCTTGCGGGCCACGCCCCCGAGGCTGGCGCTGGTGGCCTGGAGGTCCTCtcgcaggagcttcttcaaggacTCCACCTTGCGGAACTCGTACCTGAGCTGGGACAGGTCGTGCCGGGCGCTCTCATTCTCCTCTCGGTACCAAGCCTCCTTCTCGTTGTAGATGGAGATCAGCGTCTCCACGTCGTCCTGGAGTGTGTCGTGGGCCCCTGCCAGGGCGCGGCACCCCTCATCCACCCGTGCCATGTCCTCCACCACACGGGCAAAACGCTCGAAGTTGACATAGGTGTTGTTGGGGGGCATGCTTGAGTGGCATTTGAGGGTGTACTCCCGCAGGCGCTTGGTCTTCAGCTGGGGGGGCTCCGTCTCCCGCTGTTCGGGGGCGCTGGCTTCTCCTCCCGACTGGTGAGTGTTCAGACAGAAGAAGCAGAGCGTTAATCTGGTGCGTGCCCTGAAGGGCTGGCTGGTGGAGGCACGGGCGGAAGGCACACACGCAGCCTCTTTGCCATTCGCTGCATGCGCCAGGCCATGGGGAGAACCAGGGTGCATGGAGCACCCCCATAGACCACGAGGAAGGTTCGAGGAGCGTGGGGACACGGCCTGCATGCTCGCTGCCAGGAGGAGGGGCCCGTGGCCATTAGAGAGGGTCTCCACACGCTTAGCGTTTAAGGGGTGCTCGCGCAGAAAAGCAGCTACAGCTGGGACTCTACAGGCATCCACTCGAGGACCGGAACACACAAGGCCATGGCTGACAGAGGGCACGGGAGGCATCTGGCTCACGTCAGGGCTCCTCAGGCCCTGGCAGCACTGAAAGCACTGAGCAAGGCGCAGCGCGAGCCAAGCTCGCATTCCAAGCCCACCCGCACTGCAGGCCCTTGGTTTTCCCCGTCCTTCAACGAGCACATGAAGCTGACCTTCTCCTGGGCCACGGCGGCCTCCCTGTCTCCATCGCCCGcaggcctctccccctccccatccgcAGGCTCGGATCACCCTCCTGGCTTTCTGATCTAACCATCACGATAAGCAGGAAGTCCGGCACGTGTCTGGGTGTGGGTAGCTGGGCGGTCAGCAGAACCGGGGCCAGGATCCTGGCTGCTGAGTGCCACCCTCCGACGTGCACGACCCCCCGAAGAAACAACAACTGGAAGCTCAATTACAGGGCGAATGGGGCAGGTTCACctgtctgcccccaccccctgatGTGGGACAGAGATGTCTCCATGGCCACAAAGCCTCGTCCCGAGGCCTGCTGGCGCCTTGTGTGTCAGCTCAGATGTCACTCAGAACCCCAGAAGTCAGAAAGAAagagtcctggcttcagagctgTCTTTTCCTTAACTGCCACTGACCTCTCTACCACTAGggagtcctggctttgccttgaaATGAGCCGGTGACAAGCTCTGCACCACGATGGCCCCAGAGGAAAGGGCTGGGTGTGAGCGCAGTTTCTGAGCATTTCAGTTCCCAAGTTATCCGATCCCGGAAGCGGGCACTGAGAGTTGTGGGAACCCCACTGAACGAGCTCAGGCCCTCTGGGGGTCCCAGACGAGCTTTGGTCTGTGCCCGGGGCCCGTGTTCCAAGCAAAGGCCTCTCTGCATGCGGccgccccagccagccctggcgaCAGAACAGAGGTCTCTGCTCGCTTGGACTCACTGCTGCGTCCTTACCGTGATCCAGGGGTGAGAGAGAGCCTCTTGGATGGTGAGCCGCTTCCTACAGTGAGGACGAGAAGACAGCGGTGACCCACGAGGGCAGAGCTGCGAGCAACCATCTCCACACTGCTCTCTGTTTGCCCACTGCTGTCAAACCAGGATGGACGGAGGTGGGTTGCCACCCTCAAGAGGGTGACCTTCCCACTTACACCTTCCCTTCAGCCCCAAAGCTGAAAGACctaaagctggggctggggctgtggcagagcCCATCAAGCCTCCGCCTTTGATGCCGGCaccccctatgggtgctggttggagtcccggctgctccagttccctccagctccctgctaatgtgcctgggaaagcagcagaaagatgtcccaaatgcttgggcccctgcacccgtgtgagagacccgggagaagctcctggaccctggattcagattggccaagctctggccattgtggtcatttggggagtgaaccagcagaaggaatacctctctctctctctttctctctctctctctctctctctctctcctctccccatctttctctgtaactctgccttcaaataaataaggtaaatcttaaaagaaaaaaaaaaaaaaaagaaagcaagccctAAAGCCACACTATACAAGAGCTATGGATGTTCTACTGTTTCCAGAATGCTCCAAAAGTCAGCTCCCCATTGTTAACCCCtggtctctgtttttctgtttgcCTTCCAGATCCCTCCCCTGCCCGTGGCTGCTCTGTCACCAGGCAGGATGACCCCTGTCCCCACTCCCAGTGCTGCCTTTGGGAAGTCAGGGACTCTGCTCTGCCAAGGACCTAGGCTGGCTGCCCCTTTGCAGTCTGTGGGACCAGGCAGACACGGCCTTCCGGTGTGTGGCCCTTTTCCCCATCCCATCCGGGCCCTACTCTGCGTGCCCAACCCCCTGTGACTCCGCCCACCTCCTTCTTTGCCTCCAAGGCCATGGGGCGGCCCCACGGGGGGCTGAGGCAAGGGTAGGATTTGCTGGTCTCCTCCACATTCCCTGCACTGATGGCTTGGAGCTGCCTCCCCAGCTGTCAGCATCAAGTGGCTTCGAAACTCTGCCACTTCATCTTTTCCAACCCAGGTGCTTTGGGGCAGGCTGCCCGAGGCCATGAGCCCGAAAGAAACCCAGGCTgacttacacatacacacacacacacacacacacacacacacacggtgatTTGCATCCCAGGAGAACACAGCAGAAAGACTTGAGCACACGGATGAATGTCCAGTCTCAGCTGGTCCACCCGTCTCCGCACCTGCCCCATGTACACCCCAACAGTGCAGATGACAGGTGTGGCAAAGAGAGGCGACAGGAAAAGGGCAGTGCCTGAGACCAGGGCCTTTCTCTGTTCTCTTACCGGGTCTCTTTAACCAGAAGCTTCCGAATGAAGTCCTTGGCCAGCTCGCTGGTCTGGCTGAAGAACTCCTCGTCGAAGTCGTAACTCACTGCTGTGATGTTGGACAGCGTCTCCTGCTTCGTGTCACCCAGGAAAGGGGATGCTCCGCTTAGGCTGCAAACAGAGAGGGAACCCCATGACTGCGGGAACAGGGTGGAACgcgagggagggggcggggagtcctggcctgccctgccctgccctgctgtgtgttggggggagctGGTAAGCTGGGGAGGCTTCCAGGCAAATAGCCTGCTCGCCCTGGGCGTCCACCCAGCAGCCTTTCCAACCAAGCCCAATTCAGAGCATTTTTATGGAGCTCCTCCTAAGAAcctgagagagaaaaactgtGTCTTCAGAGCCTGtgtagtggtgcagcaggttaaactgcttgCGACACCAGCTTCTCATATAGGAACattgctttgagtcctggctgctccacttctgatccagcttcccgctattgtgccagggaaagcagcagaaggtggtgcaagtgcttgggcccctgcactcacatgggagactggatggagctcctggctcctggcttccgcctgacccacACCTAGCTGTtgcaaggcatttggggagcgaaccagcagacagaagattgatctctctcctctttcaaataaaagagatttatttatttatttgaaaggcagagccacggagaaagagagggagagacaaagagagaggacgtccatctgttggttcactccccagatggtcacaatggccagggctgggtcaggccaaagccaggagccaggagcttcatccaggtctcccacatgggtgcagggacccaagcactcgggccatcctccgctgctttcccaggcacatttgcagggagctggatcagaagaggagcagctgagacttgaactaatacccatatgggatggcagtgtggcaagtggtgacttaaccttcATATGCCAGCCctgaataagtctttaaaaaagaaaagccgtGATGTCAAGGGACATGGAGACACGGCTCTTCACAGTGTCCGGGAGAacacagcaggaagccagacaaAGGCCCAGGGCGCAcagtgcagggagctggggccactTCCCGGGAGAGCGGGCATTCGCACCGCTGGGGACCTCCGGAAGGGAGAGGTTGCCAGCAGCGAGAGGAGTGGAAACGGCTTCCAGGCTGAGCAGCGACTGAGCCAAGCTGGAGAGGCGTGCAAACAGACGGGCCACAGCACTGCAGGTCTGTCACGCACATGTCACACAGATAGCGACCCCCGAATCCACGGTctcctgcctggcacacagctgcTCCCGGGCTGCCTCTCCCCGTCGGGCCACTGTCCCAGGACTCGCTGTCCCAGGACTCACTGTCCCAGGCACCCTTCTCTGCACTCCCTGCCTTCATATGTGATACCAAAAACGTACCCAAGCCAGAAGCACACACATCACCTGGGATTCCTGCTCTTTTTTTCCTGGCCACATCTAACTGCCCAAAAGTCTTATCGGTTCCATTTAACAAATATCACTTGCAGGTTATCCCCAACCCTGCTGCCATGTTCTGAGCATGGTGGCAGCAAGGTACACcagcaaaatatatatatatatatatatatatatatatagttatttcaatcctgggtttgaatcccagttctacCACtctcagctgtgtgaccctgggtaagttactcagcctctctgagctgcAGTTTCTCCATCTATAAAACAGACAAAGAAAGCCCTCACCACACTTAGGAATCATGAAGAACAAACACATATAAAATAATGCTTCGTGAAAGGGCTGTGGAATTCAGGGCCATTGTCATTGTCACGGTTATACTAGGAAGGACCTCCTGTGTCCCTGCAGTTTCACAGGATCTCATCTAAACCCCTGAGCCAGGCCTCGGGAGTTGGCCCCTACCACACACTCAGGACGTTTCAGCCACGCGGAACGTGCTCTGTGTTGCTTTCCTCAGCCaacacagcacctgccctccaCCCACCTGCAGGAAAACTCATTTCAGCCCTTGCAGCCCAGTGCCATTCTCCGTCTCCCCCTCCTCTCATGCAACCATCAGCAGCCCCAGCAAACCACTGGCTCCTCATCTGTATCTCGCGGAGGTGGGGACATGGCTTGTGAGGGTTTGATGGCTTAAGTGCTAGACACTGGACCTTCAAATTCATGGTTTGATGGGATCTGGGGGTGGGGCCTCTGGGAGATAAGTAGCATTAGATGAGGCCGTGGAGGCTTTGTAAGGCGAGGGAGACAGACCCGAGCTAGCACGCTTGCTCAGTCTCATCCTATGATGCTGCAGTAGGCGCTGGCTGGAGACCGAGCATCTGCCGGCGCCATGCCCTTGGTTGCCGCGGGGCGTCTCCCCCAGCCAGGGAGCCCCTGGCCGGCAGGGTGCCCACCAGGGAGCAGGCCCTCAGGAAAGCTGTGCTGAGTTCAAAGGAGCCACCAGAAGACCGTGTGCCCCGTGCACACTGGGAGTCGTAGGAAGGTTGACAGGGAGACCAGAGTTCCGAAAACAGCGAGGTTCCAAGAGCCAGCGTCCGAGCACTCAGGCTCTGACCTGGAGTTGCACAGTCATCAGTTCCCGGCCCTCTCTTCGCTTGCAGCCGATTCAGCACGGGTTTTTAAAAGGCACTCAAGCCACTCCCCAGGCCTGGCAATTCTGACTTTAGAGATCCTGGTGAGTAGTGGACGCTCCATGGTGCCGCCAGGGCTGAGCACCTCGGCTGCACCTCCGGGGCGTCCACCACGCCTCACCGGCACCCAGGCCAAGTGCCGctgccaggggcagggccagttTATGGGGATGAGATGCGAACGGTCCCTTAGCTGTCCAGGGCTGCCGCAGCCCAGCTCCCCTGACTGCAAGCAGACTCCTGCCCCAGGGAGCCATGGGAACAAGGCGGGGAGCACAGTGGGGAGGCGGGGCAGGGACTCCCACTAATCCACCAAGCAGGtgccagggccagggctaggaAACTCCCCCGCATGGTCCCTGCAGGGAAGTCCATGATTCCTGTTTTTCTGGTGGCAAAACAAGTCCAGAGGTTAAGAATGCGTCCAAGGCCACAGAGACAGAACGGGACGGCCGGCCTCACTCCAGCCTCGCTGTCACCCAACCCACAGGGGACCGGAGCAGGAAATCTCTGCTTACACGCTGAATACTGCAgggacaggagaggaggggagagggtgtgagAGGAAGGACAAAGCGTCTGGGAAAGGAAAGGCGGGATCCAGAGGGCTACCCGAGGCTCCTGCATGAGAACCTGCACCACCTGATAATGGCAGGTGAACCCAGcctggggaggctgggcaggggctcctggTGTGGACGCCGGGGGCTGCTCTCAGGGCTCCTGCTCCACCTCAACTCCAGGGTCAGGAGTGTGATACACAGCTCAGTGAGCCTGGCCTCCGGCTTGCTGTGTGGACTGGACATATCCAGCTCGGGGCAGGTGTGCAGCACGCAcaagtctgtctgtctatctcactCTCACTTCTCCCGCCTCCCACAGAGCTAAGCTGGGGCGTGCTCTTGGTGTCAGGGATACTCACAGGATGT includes:
- the DAPK2 gene encoding death-associated protein kinase 2 isoform X1, which codes for MRSPSMETFKQQKVEDFYDIGEELGSGQFAIVKKCREKSTGLEYAAKFIKKRQSRASRRGVCREEIEREVSILRQVLHPNIITLHDVYENRTDVVLILELVSGGELFDFLAQKESLSEEEATSFIKQILDGVHYLHTKKIAHFDLKPENIMLLDKNTPIPHIKLIDFGLAHEIEDGVEFKNIFGTPEFVAPEIVNYEPLGLEADMWSIGVITYILLSGASPFLGDTKQETLSNITAVSYDFDEEFFSQTSELAKDFIRKLLVKETRKRLTIQEALSHPWITSGGEASAPEQRETEPPQLKTKRLREYTLKCHSSMPPNNTYVNFERFARVVEDMARVDEGCRALAGAHDTLQDDVETLISIYNEKEAWYREENESARHDLSQLRYEFRKVESLKKLLREDLQATSASLGGVARKLERVQEQFGALRRELSADLQWMQEVVNSFQLEGGRTDGLGSVFRGDTSESLSELLSRVCSEEVLGAVQL
- the DAPK2 gene encoding death-associated protein kinase 2 isoform X3, with translation MQSTCFCGQFAIVKKCREKSTGLEYAAKFIKKRQSRASRRGVCREEIEREVSILRQVLHPNIITLHDVYENRTDVVLILELVSGGELFDFLAQKESLSEEEATSFIKQILDGVHYLHTKKIAHFDLKPENIMLLDKNTPIPHIKLIDFGLAHEIEDGVEFKNIFGTPEFVAPEIVNYEPLGLEADMWSIGVITYILLSGASPFLGDTKQETLSNITAVSYDFDEEFFSQTSELAKDFIRKLLVKETRKRLTIQEALSHPWITSGGEASAPEQRETEPPQLKTKRLREYTLKCHSSMPPNNTYVNFERFARVVEDMARVDEGCRALAGAHDTLQDDVETLISIYNEKEAWYREENESARHDLSQLRYEFRKVESLKKLLREDLQATSASLGGVARKLERVQEQFGALRRELSADLQWMQEVVNSFQLEGGRTDGLGSVFRGDTSESLSELLSRVCSEEVLGAVQL